The genomic interval NNNNNNNNNNNNNNNNNNNNNNNNNNNNNNNNNNNNNNNNNNNNNNNNNNNNNNNNNNNNNNNNNNNNNNNNNNNNNNNtaggagatgagaccccattggcaTTGATAATAACggttttagaacaattagaggaaaaactagtaaatatatgaggatcacaagtcatatgatcagtagcacctgaatcaattatccaatcactacccttagtaacaacagaaagattaagagcagagttagatatacctaacttggtcacaaatccggcagcattagaaatataactcttggaagcagcggaagttccaaaatcatgtttctccgattgattgtcatcggaagaagccatcataaatattcaatgaaaaaaagcactgatagaggatatcagtgtttggctcttgataccatattaaaaggattaaaaataattctgatgtattatttcaaagaatagagtaccatatatatatacatacaaggatcctataatccttcatttattaaaggaaaaacatgtgcacaaatctgcacaaattataataatatctaaaatataactaacataatgtttgattgcctaatatcctttaatagaatatttgacatatcttaacatgttttatatcaaatttaagtataaaaataacggtttttgaaccgttaccAATCAATACATTggtttataaaagttttaatgTATTTCTTGATGGATCAACTTTTCTATAAAAACTTCCAAACatatatgaaatatgttttacaataaatcaaaattaattggaacaaaaaataatttataaaaaaaatcatatatttaacttcttttttttaacttctaagcagtttaattttaacttttgaaaaaaatatattccgtttatttcttcttatttttctttcctataAATACTTATGAAGAATCTCTCCACACAAACTTTTAGTATGAAAATTGAATAAAGTTATCGTGAGATCACTTtcataaattaacttatatataaactaaattccaactgaaaaaattatttatccttTTGATGGTTCCTTTTTCACAAgtgtttatgaaaatttatcTAAATAGATAAATTGAACTTAACAAAATTAACCATATGCTGAGTTGAATTGCAGTTTATAGTTGAAACACCAACAATAaatgcaattttatttattccacTCAATATCATTCATATTTGGAGAAATATTTTGGTCGTTTGCTACCTTATTTCAACACCCCCATCTACCTTAATGTGCTCAAATGAACATTggatttcaaattaattaacatatataagCCATAAAGAGAACCCTATTCATGTTTCTTCCCTTTTCCCTTGGGGATTTTGCTGAGCACACTAGCATCAAGATTTCTGTAGTGATGTTGCATCTGACCAAAAACCTTGTACACAAAGTTGTCAACTTCATCCTCATACTTTTCATAGAAAATTGGAAGGGTATGTGCAGCAACAAAACCTAAGAGCAAAATAAATTGTCTCAGCAATCATAGTAAAGATAAATATTATCTCAGCCATTAGGTATAACCTAAATAGGGCTGGTAAAATAGATCACGACACCTCAATCGACTTAAAATTTTCAACCTGAAAACATGTTTTGACGATTAAATTGGTAGATCAAAAGGGGGTTCTCaccacttttctttttaaattaaaaattaaaataaaagataatttaaaaaactagttttttatattatattttcaaatatgttaaattaaCTCATTTACCCTTATAAATTAATGCAAatgtagaaattattttaatctatctatttagagaaattaattaattaattaaaaattttaaaaatatttatataattaaatatgtttaaatatttatatatttataatacaaattttaaaaaaataattaaaaaaaagttagagaCCCTTTACATGACACATTGCCATTCTGATTTGTAGAGCTAACtacaattaaaatatcaaaatcagtCTCCATAAGTGTATATTGAAGGTTTAGCACAGGAATAGCACCCTAACCTCAACACAGAATCCAAATCCAAATTAGGggctaaaataataataaatggttaAGTTCagagattaaaatttaaaatgacaaaAGGAGATCAAATCTAAggatcaaaattataataattatgttatgtAGGGGTTTTCTAATCACAACTAAAATTACACTTTTGAAGGCCAAAGTAACTGTTTTTACTTATTAGTTGAAACATATAACAGTTTTTCAAACTTGCAGACCAATGGTGTGGCTCTAGGGAAGCTCAAATGTATACAACCTCACCCCTACAACGGCTAAGTCACAAAGCTGTAATACATAATCCTAATAATAAAAGCAAAGGAACATTTTACTATCTTTCTAGAACTCTACTATTATTCactgaaaattattataaatcacAGATTTTAGTAGCTTCTACTTTCAAATCAGGAAAAACATATTAAGTGAGAAGTGACTCATCAAAATTTGCAATTTTCAATTAGTTTCAAGTAATAGTAGAGAGTGTGTTATAAAGAAAGTGTTAGAAAAGAATGTTGAACAATTTATAAATCAAAGGAATAATGAATCCATCAAAAGAAGAAGGCAGGTCTCTCACCAATATAGATGACAGATATGAAATTGCACCAGCTTCCAATCACAGCACCAGCAAACAAAGCTCCTACAACCTGGGGAAGTTTTGACCATTGATCACAAACTCCATGGataaatatgtctttttttctttactacatgtagaaataaattcaatttttaggTATGTAAATGGTTAAAAACAAGAGGTAGGTGGTGGAAATGATCTGTTATGGTGTGCAGTCAAGATATTAACCATTCAAATCGTTAATTTGCTATGTAAATATGATACCCCAAATCAAGAAAAAGCAACAAatctattcatttatttgtCAAAGCTTCACCCCTCTCCAAGGTGTGTCAAAGTGAGTCAACCCGACTAATACAGGCTAACTCACCATAGATTGAACTAAAAATGAGTTAGCTTAACCAAAGTTTAATAAGCTAAAAATTTTATAACCTGACTCAACCTACTACAGATTGGTGGATTACGGCGTTGATTCACTGAAAAATGTTTTGATCTTtcaatttactttatattttcattataatacAATCAAAGTAGATTGACTCAACTCATTTCTTTTCtaacaatataatcaaaatattcacCTATTTCaacaaacattattataaagataCAAATTGAAACACTCTTAATTGACTCTAAAGTAGCTTGGATTTCAGTGATGTCGCATGGAAGATCCTGTCATTGATATAAACAGACTAAAATTATGTAAGAATCTATGGAATACAATGGTatttcattaagtgttgtcgaTGTTAGTCCAACATAGAGCCTCACAATAAGAAAAGATCAAACAAGCATGTGCCATGAAAATTAGTAGGTATAAATAGCATAACTATCTAAAAACTATGCAGAAAATTccaaagtaaatgaattaaatgaaaagCAAGTACTGATGCAAACACAAAAAGTCAGAAACTAAAGAAACTATACATGACAATACCAAAGTGTTTGAACATAAATGCAAACATACAATGAGAAATTGCTTCAGGTTTCCTCCACAAGCAGCATCTTGAAGAAACCTCAAGCCCCGGTTAACCTCACCACCAACTACAGTTGCAATATTCACAAACAGTTCTTCTGGAAGAACAAGACGGGGTACATCAGATGGCTGTCTGTCGACATAAACAACAAATCATACTTAGTTAAAGCTGAAAAGTTTGGTAACattgatgaaaagaaaacaaaaagaggtAAAGATGCATGAATAACCTGTTGAAAAAGCCAGAAGCATTTGACCATAGAAACTGTGCAAGCATGACAATAACCAATGCAAAGCATAAAAGAGTAAGAAAATGGTAGTTAAGCCATTCAAAAAGCACCCATATAACCGTTGCACTAGTTAAAACACTTGCAGAAATCTTCTTGTTCCTCCATAACAAAACATCAGCAGCTATGACATTCAAAGGCAAACACAAGATTATTTAAATGGTTTAGTTAATGCAAATACAGTATATGATTAAATAGATTTATCTGTGAGCACTTTTaggagaagaaaacaaaaggaaaaaccaaatttcttaatagaatataattagttaagcataagttaaaataaagtttggaaAAGTTAATGGGAGAACTTCTATGAAATTGTTTATGTATAAGCtgattttagtttatgaaaaagttatttcagttttctttttattctattctCCTAAAGGAACTTATAGAGAAGTACATAGTTTAAATACCATACATTTTCCACCCCCTAAAATATGGTGGACTGGTTTCTCACGTCCAAACAGTCTATTGATCTGGGAACCCACTGAATCCGACTTATCACCCTCAAAGAATGGTACAGATTTTTTCTTGTCAACAAATGTGTCCACAAGGCTTTCAATAAGGTTTTCAGCTGTGATTTTGTCAGACATTGTTCCTGTGCAACCAACAACCATAAAGAACATGGTCAAAGACTGTACAAGATAGCTTTCATACAAAAATCAAAGTCTGTCTTATTAGGAACATATATGAGAAAAACACAATGTAAAGgctcaattttgttttctaggtcATAACATATGCAGTGACCATATTGATAACttcaacataaaataaaaaatcattgatAAATGTTACTCCTGCAACCATCCAACACAGAAATTTGTGTAGGTCACAGATGAAACATATCTAGcaaatgattaattttatctCTCTTCATTTATAACTCATAAGCTTGACACATTGACAGTATTTCTTTTTTGCCTTCAAATCTTAACTCTACAAAATAACACCACTCCTCAATATTATTGCTGTATTTCAATATTCTCAGAACTCTGCAACAAGCCTTAAATTCCTGTCATCATAACAGAGCCCTTCAAAGCCAGAAACTCCTTTTCTTTCACAATTTCTCAagattagtattttatttttatatgccACCCTTCGTTGGGCAGAAACACTGCTtcataaaagtaaagaaatctCAATCATTATTACAGTCTGAATACAAAACTCATTAAGGAAACTCAATCACCGAAATAGGCAACCAGACTAGATCATCAATATTGCAATGGAACTACtgaatttacaaaaaaaaaaatgaaaagaaaaaaggaaagaaatgggtgttaaaagattcattttttattaattcaaaccATCACATGTGAATTTAAGAAGCCAATCAAAAGACATGCATACCCAACAACCAATTACAGAAGAAAGGGAAACAAATTCAGCATCATAAGCAAATGAAGATCACTAACCAGTGTAAGCAGAGGCAGAATGAAGCAGAAATAGaggcagagaaaaaaaaaaggaaggcaGAGATACAGaaagagagacagagagaggaTGTCTTACCGAGTCAAAAGATTATCCCAAATTCAATGAAAAACagacaaataaaatagataGTAATAACTGAACTCACCAACTGGTCAACTACCAAGAACACAAAATCATATGTTTCTGCTTTTATTTGtaatctactttgattttgagttgaatTTTGATGGTAATGAAGAAGCCTTCAAATTTTAGTTCAAGGTtgtacattaaaaaattaagcatTGAAGAATGGGAAGGCGGAAAGGCTGCGAAGAAcacaattatgtttttaattctataacattatcaatttatattttaatattataacttatttaacTATGTGGAATTTGTAATTCATATAATATGTGTAAATTTTCACTTGAATGActgtaaaatattttctttttatttttcaaaagttttaaattaagatCATTATTTTAAGATAGACTAATAATATGTATTTTACAAAGTTACGAACAGGTTTggaatatatcaaaattatttttctaatataattatGTACTCTTAttcaacacaaaaaatatttaattaatttcatatattacagataaatattaaaactatagAACAGCATAATTAGAATGCAAgaaaacttattatatatatttatttatgaaaaataaccttgaagaaaaataaaaaagaattaatggAATGTTGTGTAGcaatgtaatataaattttcatctaaattatttaaatgtacaTAAAACTTAACTAAACATCAGAAAATTTTCTCCCCAAATTCTTtaggagaaaaataatattcaattaaaattaagtcatctatagttattatatataaaaattcattattaattttatccctattaatataatttattttttttttaaaattttttaactattttcttaaattcaatcaactatttacaataacaaaaaaccctactttcttaatatatactaatttaacataaaaagaaatttaatttactttattattattattataactctctttaaaaatttattcaaagttATGCTAATATAAGTTTATCTTACTATTTTTGTGTCaaacttttatttcatatttactttttaattgaaTGAGGGATATgtatacataatttaattgCCATATTTATTCTACTAACAGACtgacatatttaattttctctataTTAGTCTCttttaatcataatatattatttattacataatttttttctttctttaaagtgtgcatgaattattttgttttaatactATATTATAGTATCATTCATCTATAATGtgttaaaactatttaaattaaataaatataaaaacaattagatatatatttcaaatataccACTGAGATAAAcataacttaagaaaaaaataattcatacgAGAATAAATAAGTCtaattagatattaaaatttatttagttatttttatatgatgagaaacaaacaagtcttattatatttaaaatatgtatttaagaaaaaaattataaaagattctaaattatatatatatatatatatatatatatatatatatatatatatatatatatatatatataggtttgtcAACTTATGTAATTTCTTAAagtgtattaaattttaattgataaaaaaaatcatattcataaaaaaaaagacatactTTAAataggtattttaataatatttattttaatttaaaataaaaaattagaaattatttaaataccctaaattttaaaatttaaaattcataatatatgaagatatttttgtcAACTAAAATTTAGTACACTTAGTTTATATAAGttaacaaacatatatatatatatatatatatatatatatatatatatatatatatatatatatatggaaaatgTCATAACATCATGAACAATGAACACCTTTTATTCAACAAGTTCCTTTTATCTAGAAAGGTTTTTTTCTATAATCAAGGCATCAATCATTTTACTTAAACAATATTTGTGTGactaaagaaaaatgtttaagtTATTTCTCacttaaacaattattttctcaCTTGAGTGTTCATCACatttatttgaatgattatttttatgtttaagcatCAACAATATGTTGGGAATATTTTAGAAggttttaaacttattttcatAGTCATTTGACACTTGATTGTTCCTTTGACACTTTAGGTTTTAAGATACACATCATGCACCATTACTTGTTTAAAACATATGTACATGTTGGAAGTTTCGTATTAACTAAAGATATATAAGgtcaattaataatataagtgtgtgcaaacctcaccttaaaagttaattttgtaaggttgagttaggtttaaaattcacttcttcaCATGCTATTAGAGTCATGGTTTAAATCCTAGTAAAATTTGTTGGTTGTTGGGTAATTGTTCCATTCATTATTGAACTGTTATTTAACTATCCATTAATGTCCAGTCTTATGATTGagatatatatgtgtgtgtgtgtgtgtctcggCATAAAAGGGATGTGTTGAAAGTCCCATATatagataagaccaatttataactAGGTGTAAACCTCACTTTATAAGCTAATTCTATaaggttgaattagacttaaagtccacaTCTTTACATTACgccatttttttcatgtttaagtGTTCATAAATAACGCTTAACTCAAAGTTATACTACTTAGCTAATATAAGAGAATAATTGTCTTGGCCTCTCTCTTCCTCAGGCTAAAAGTTATCCCTATAGttataaacattatatattgTTTGATTATCCCAAGTTTCTTGAATGATGTATGGTGGTGAGATTTATGATTGTGCATTACTTGAGTTTTTCCTTAACAACAACGcatcatttaaattatatttgacttAAAAGCATTACCAAACAACCATAACTCATCATCTtcaaatgttttcaaaatttacaagaattaattttacacctcaaaaactcatcaaatagtttttttttatacatacaataacaataatactaACACAACCAACAATATCATTCAAGAATTTATCCCATTCACATCAAATCAATCACCAAATTatagagataaaatattaactttccttacctaaattaaaaacatgttttaacgGACTATGTTCCTTTATATACCTTCCAACAATCTAAATAGGCCTCCAGAAAAATCaactttacaataaaaaatcttGGTTTTAAtagaagaagagaaataaaactCAAGTATGATTGATTATTCTTACCAAATCCAAGCTTTAAGTAGTTCAAAACCAACTATACTCCACAAAGTCCTTAGGATCCTCATCTCACAAAATTTCACAGtcaaaatcatgttttattatAGACAGATGTTTCAGAAGGTTAAagattttagaatgaaaaataagaaataaatgtCTAATCTTTATTTACTTTCATTTCCTATccatttaaaatctattattaaaataaatattagggTCTGGTatgtaattttatcttaaacCTTTGTTTCTATAACAACAATCCAATAGAATGTGATATAGCCATTCTGTTATAATCTTTGTAATGAAAAAGACTAttctgaaagaaaaatcaaccaTGGTCAATCGAAAGGAGAAATcaatgaaaagagaaaggaagagaCGAACCAGAATGTgcgaggaagaaagaagaaaacgaaCGTGCGAGAAAGAAATGGAGAAaggaatgaaaatgaagaaatgaagaaagagaTTTTAGGGTTCAGAGGAAatttttagagagaaaaaaagtttaatctGGTTGTTAGAGGAAAAAAGGGTTTAGTCTGATTTTTAGAGGGAGATGAAGTTTTGGAATTCAGACAATGAAATTTTActattgagaaaaagaagaaatataaatacttttgaAGAGATTATAAATCTCCtttaaaaacagttaaaatTCCCACTATTATTGATAAggagataatttaaattaaacatttcaaaatatgcTAATTTGAGGAGGACAATTTAAACTCCCACTATTATCAAATAGTGAAttgacaaataaatattatatatatatatatatatatatatatatatatatatatatatatatatatatatatatatatatatatatatatatatcaagatAATCACTTCTTTAATATCTTActtcaacttatttttatttttttacacttAAGCTTTAGAAATGACTTAGGTTTAAAATCGAAATAGCTATTTGTCGTCCTTACTATCTTAAGCCTTGGAATTCTTTATGGGTTTTGTTTGACCACCTCACATTTCTCCATACAGAAATGCTTCATCAACAACCAtagaatattattatatcacgaagaatcaaattaaaatttgttaataaaaaatatcacattaaGAAATGTTTGTCgcgtttttataatttaatatccaTAGAAAATCAACTTAAAGATTCGATGGTATCAATGAATTAGGAGATGATGTTGACTTCATGCCATCACCGGCTAATAACTATTGCATCCTTTGGCTTAATTGTCCATGTGTTAAAGCCTTTCACATGTCATTATTTGCTGAActtaggttatatatatatatatatatatatatatatatatatatatNatatatatatatatatatatatatatatatatatatatatatatatatatatatatatatatatatatatatatatatatatcttttgatTTCTGACTTTATATGGTTGAAACATTAAAATCTGAATtacatttgttttaatttttaatcattttttataaataaatatcttaattttttaatacaaaaaaattgaattaaatataacgGTTATTTtgaatacataataataattatagttgTCATTTTTTACACGTCTAAGGAGTTCACATATCATCATATAGCATGTcaccataaaatatatataatatagcaGTTTTATGCAAATGGTCGCAACATTCATCATTTAATACATTGTATAAAGTggtgtttaaaaattataaataatggcagttaaatctattataatttttatttttaaaacaatttcagtAGAAAATCGACACCTAAAAACGTCTTTATTTTCACTATACTCAAATATATAATACTACGTTTTCGTAATTTGAATGTAAACATATTAACCATTTTATAATCTCAATTTATTAAACTTGTTTTGCATAAAATCAGGAAAActagtaaaacaaaattacagtGTGACGTCCCAAATTATATAAGAAAgacatacataataaaaatgtcatcatgcataatataGAAAAACAGTTAAGAGTAGAATGATAGTTAATAAgagattacagtcatccttaaaataatattagaagttAAAGTTGAATACTAGAATTctttcaaaaagggtagaaatttaaaactttaaccataacaaagttcttcaaaataacacAAGAGTAAAAGAAAGTCCTAAGAAGAGTAGGTTGCAGCATTGTCATTCTCATCCAAAGTTGTCTCCAAGGTAACCTCCTCTCCATCTGCTCCTAtctaagtggatgatcattgcaaaagaaaacaaatggaAACATGGcacaaccacaaacaaatgcatgggtgagctaattatataaaaagaaaagcatgcaATTATATTCACATGTACATATCAGATTTAATCTCAAGTCAAGTGTATGCAAGCAAAACAATATATAACACAAAACCTAGCATGTTAacttctagacttgactcgtccggactttagaatgacagtcgagctatggcgggccATGCACCTGTGAtggcttgtgatacttgggctcccccaccctgccacactcacgaggttagtttATTCCACGCCCTAGAGCGTGATGGAAGCCTCTaggactaagacctcctgctactcctcaccacatggtccaatcctctctacgtgagaagaaaggccattggagCATCAGGACGACCCCCGAGAccgagctcctactttcatttaaaacactaagaatctcaccaagagattctacatttgAAACTATTGTAAGCAACCACAAAATCATGTTTTAGTCTTTCCCAATTCACACacctttgaattataatcaagccacatgtttaagttttaaagttcaAGTCATATGTACTAGAACATGCTCGACAACCACTTCCAATCATCTCAAATAGACAATAGTGTCATGTTATCTCAATCACACTACAAAACTCTacaatttcttgtaaaataatacatccccacaagtaaaatttaatatcatacgAAATCTTTActactaattttatataaaacaatattattttaatataatttattatcatatttacttTCTTGCatctcttatatataatatatctcatactttcttttatatataaatattataataacaatttgtGACATCCCATAAATTATAtggtacaatataatataacaggatattatcattataatatgaCAGAGCAGTATGAAGATATACTTAGAAATTATAATcagtacagtcatccaaaatgagTTGTAAACTTAAAACTTTACATACAAAGGAAGTCTCTCGTAATggtataaaaatgtttaacatAAAACCTGGAAAAGTAGATA from Vigna radiata var. radiata cultivar VC1973A unplaced genomic scaffold, Vradiata_ver6 scaffold_189, whole genome shotgun sequence carries:
- the LOC106778786 gene encoding reticulon-like protein B8, translating into MSDKITAENLIESLVDTFVDKKKSVPFFEGDKSDSVGSQINRLFGREKPVHHILGGGKSADVLLWRNKKISASVLTSATVIWVLFEWLNYHFLTLLCFALVIVMLAQFLWSNASGFFNRQPSDVPRLVLPEELFVNIATVVGGEVNRGLRFLQDAACGGNLKQFLIVVGALFAGAVIGSWCNFISVIYIGFVAAHTLPIFYEKYEDEVDNFVYKVFGQMQHHYRNLDASVLSKIPKGKGKKHE